In one window of Lepidochelys kempii isolate rLepKem1 chromosome 27, rLepKem1.hap2, whole genome shotgun sequence DNA:
- the LOC140903890 gene encoding uncharacterized protein — protein sequence MSCPSQTEASGPEGSGRSQAPTGGDKSCRPPAPSRSAPGPHWRGLSPEPEAAPAAAMLCRLQLLPPAPGPVAARLGPVRTLWPAPGALFAELERELLRELETARAFASSMGQLLAGGGSSSPGGEPGQSSSVALAQGTAQPFAVRQDVGGFAPQELAVKLVGRKVLLTGRKETQSEDGKGSFSYKYEVFKREWDVPEAVDTDRLTCSISREGQLCIEAPCLAPAAVPARNVPIQLSPAGGSAAPAEPGSEDGADGRAQG from the coding sequence ATGAGCTGTCCCAGTCAGACAGAGGCATCCGGGCCAGAGGGTTCTGGAAGGAGCCAGGCCCCCACGGGAGGGGATAAAAGCTGCCGGCCCCCGGCCCCGAGCAGATCGGCCCCTGGCCCCCACTGGAGAGGACTCAGCCCCGAGCCAGaggcagccccagcagcagcgaTGCTATGCCGCCTGCAGCTCCTGCCGCCCGCCCCCGGCCCCGTGGCTGCCCGGCTGGGCCCCGTGCGCACTCTGTGGCCGGCCCCGGGGGCCCTCTTCGCTGAGCTGGAGCGGGAGCTGCTGCGGGAGCTGGAGACGGCCAGGGCGTTTGCAAGCAGCATGGGGCAGCTCCTGGCTGGCGGAGGGAGCAGCAGCCCCGGCGGGGAGCCAGGCCAGAGCTCCAGCGTGGCCCTGGCCCAGGGGACGGCCCAGCCCTTCGCCGTGCGGCAGGACGTCGGGGGCTTCGCGCCCCAGGAGCTGGCGGTGAAGCTGGTGGGCAGGAAGGTGCTGCTGACGGGCAGGAAGGAGACGCAGAGCGAGGACGGCAAAGGCTCCTTCTCCTACAAGTACGAGGTGTTCAAGAGGGAGTGGGACGTGCCCGAGGCCGTGGACACCGACCGCCTGACCTGCTCCATCTCCAGGGAGGGGCAGCTGTGCATCGAAGCCCCGTGCCTGGCCCCCGCAGCCGTCCCCGCGAGGAACGTGCCCATCCAGCTCAGCCCTGCGGGGGGCTCGGCGGCACCGGCTGAGCCGGGCTCGGAGGACGGGGCCGACGGCAGAGCCCAGGGGTAA